From the Phyllopteryx taeniolatus isolate TA_2022b chromosome 16, UOR_Ptae_1.2, whole genome shotgun sequence genome, one window contains:
- the mgrn1b gene encoding E3 ubiquitin-protein ligase MGRN1b isoform X1, with the protein MGSILSRRIAGVEDIDIQANSAYRFPPKSGNYFASHFFMGGEKFDTPHPEGYLFGENMDLNFLGNRPVQFPYITPAPHEPVKTLRSLVNIRKDSLRLVRYKDDSDTPVEEGGKPKVQYGVEFTFDADARVAITLYCQAFEEFSNGMAVYSPKDATMASETVHYKRGVSQQFSMPSFKIDFSEWREEDLNFDLDRGVFPMVIQAVVDEGDDCLGHAHVLLAAFERHVDGSFSVKPLKQKQIVDRVSYLLQEIYGIENKNNQETKPSDDENSDNSNECVVCLSDLRDTLILPCRHLCLCNSCADTLRYQANNCPICRLPFRALLQIRAVRKKPGALSPVSFSPVLAQTMDHDEHSGTDSVPPGFEPVSLLEALNGLRSVSPAVPSAPLYEDVNSSSGDGGRQLSSPEHLSDGGLQKGKVSKSPDSTLRSPSSPIQEEDEEKLSEMSDAQPHTLLSSSPAPTDATATEDVADSLSPDEEDRMHAGDILQDCGSERSSLTKTESDPPGELSLPGSSESTESLKSQSTNCSSQPLLCPAGSFHREDEHLLP; encoded by the exons ATGGGCTCCATCCTGAGTCGCAGAATCGCCGGGGTTGAAGACATCGACATCCAAGCTAACTCGGCCTATCGTTTCCCACCAAAATCTG GCAATTATTTTGCCAGTCACTTCTTCATGGGAGGGGAGAAGTTTGACACTCCACATCCCGAGGGATACCTTTTTGGGGAGAACATGGATTTAAATTTCCTGGGAAACAGACCAGTGCAG TTCCCCTACATCACGCCCGCACCCCACGAGCCTGTAAAAACGCTCAGGAGTCTAGTGAACATTCGGAAGGACTCGTTGCGTTTGGTCAG GTATAAAGACGACTCCGACACGCCGGTGGAGGAGGGCGGCAAACCAAAGGTCCAGTACGGCGTGGAGTTCACCTTCGACGCAGATGCTCGGGTGGCCATCACTCTCTACTGCCAGGCCTTTGAGGAATTCTCCAATGGGATGGCCGT GTACAGCCCGAAGGATGCAACCATGGCCTCGGAGACGGTCCACTACAAGAGGGGCGTCAGCCAGCAGTTCTCCATGCCCTCGTTCAAGATAGACTTCAGCGAGTGGAGGGAGGAAGAT CTCAACTTTGACCTCGACCGAGGGGTGTTTCCCATGGTGATCCAAGCCGTGGTCGACGAAGGGGATG ACTGCCTCGGACATGCTCATGTTCTTTTGGCAGCCTTTGAACGA CACGTTGATGGCAGTTTCTCCGTCAAGCCACTGAAGCAAAAGCAAATT GTGGACCGTGTGAGCTACCTCTTACAGGAGATCTACGGCATCGAGAACAAGAACAACCAAGAGACAAAG CCGTCAGACGACGAGAACAGCGACAACAGCAACGAGTGCGTGGTGTGTTTGTCGGACCTGCGGGACACGCTCATCCTGCCCTGCAGACATCTGTGCCTCTGCAACTCGTGCGCCGACACCTTGCGCTACCAAGCCAACAACTGTCCCATCTGCAGACTGC CCTTCAGAGCCTTGTTGCAGATCCGAGCTGTGCGGAAAAAGCCCGGAGCGCTCTCCCCCGTCTCCTTCAGTCCTGTTCTGGCGCAGACGATGGACCACGACGAGCACTCT GGCACTGACTCAGTGCCGCCTGGCTTTGAGCCCGTCTCTCTGTTGGAGGCCCTGAACGGGTTGCGGTCCGTGTCGCCCGCCGTCCCCTCGGCGCCCCTCTACGAGGACGTCAACTCTTCGAGCGGCGACGGCGGTCGGCAGCTGAGCTCCCCCGAGCATCTGAGCGACGGCGGTCTGCAGAAAGGCAAAGTCAGCAAATCACCTgatag CACGCTGAGGTCGCCATCTTCTCCCAtccaggaggaggatgaggagaagCTGTCGGAGATGTCGGACGCTCAGCCGCACACGCTCCTGTCCAGCAGTCCCGCTCCCACAGAC GCCACAGCAACCGAGGACGTAGCAGACTCGCTGTCCCCGGATGAGG AGGACAGGATGCACGCCGGCGACATCCTCCAGGACTGCGGCAGCGAACGCAGCAGCTTGACCAAAACAGAGAGCGACCCTCCGGGCGAACTGTCGTTGCCAG
- the mgrn1b gene encoding E3 ubiquitin-protein ligase MGRN1b isoform X2: MGSILSRRIAGVEDIDIQANSAYRFPPKSGNYFASHFFMGGEKFDTPHPEGYLFGENMDLNFLGNRPVQFPYITPAPHEPVKTLRSLVNIRKDSLRLVRYKDDSDTPVEEGGKPKVQYGVEFTFDADARVAITLYCQAFEEFSNGMAVYSPKDATMASETVHYKRGVSQQFSMPSFKIDFSEWREEDLNFDLDRGVFPMVIQAVVDEGDDCLGHAHVLLAAFERHVDGSFSVKPLKQKQIVDRVSYLLQEIYGIENKNNQETKPSDDENSDNSNECVVCLSDLRDTLILPCRHLCLCNSCADTLRYQANNCPICRLPFRALLQIRAVRKKPGALSPVSFSPVLAQTMDHDEHSGTDSVPPGFEPVSLLEALNGLRSVSPAVPSAPLYEDVNSSSGDGGRQLSSPEHLSDGGLQKGKVSKSPDSTLRSPSSPIQEEDEEKLSEMSDAQPHTLLSSSPAPTDATATEDVADSLSPDEEDRMHAGDILQDCGSERSSLTKTESDPPGELSLPALGPDSCSIGMEE; the protein is encoded by the exons ATGGGCTCCATCCTGAGTCGCAGAATCGCCGGGGTTGAAGACATCGACATCCAAGCTAACTCGGCCTATCGTTTCCCACCAAAATCTG GCAATTATTTTGCCAGTCACTTCTTCATGGGAGGGGAGAAGTTTGACACTCCACATCCCGAGGGATACCTTTTTGGGGAGAACATGGATTTAAATTTCCTGGGAAACAGACCAGTGCAG TTCCCCTACATCACGCCCGCACCCCACGAGCCTGTAAAAACGCTCAGGAGTCTAGTGAACATTCGGAAGGACTCGTTGCGTTTGGTCAG GTATAAAGACGACTCCGACACGCCGGTGGAGGAGGGCGGCAAACCAAAGGTCCAGTACGGCGTGGAGTTCACCTTCGACGCAGATGCTCGGGTGGCCATCACTCTCTACTGCCAGGCCTTTGAGGAATTCTCCAATGGGATGGCCGT GTACAGCCCGAAGGATGCAACCATGGCCTCGGAGACGGTCCACTACAAGAGGGGCGTCAGCCAGCAGTTCTCCATGCCCTCGTTCAAGATAGACTTCAGCGAGTGGAGGGAGGAAGAT CTCAACTTTGACCTCGACCGAGGGGTGTTTCCCATGGTGATCCAAGCCGTGGTCGACGAAGGGGATG ACTGCCTCGGACATGCTCATGTTCTTTTGGCAGCCTTTGAACGA CACGTTGATGGCAGTTTCTCCGTCAAGCCACTGAAGCAAAAGCAAATT GTGGACCGTGTGAGCTACCTCTTACAGGAGATCTACGGCATCGAGAACAAGAACAACCAAGAGACAAAG CCGTCAGACGACGAGAACAGCGACAACAGCAACGAGTGCGTGGTGTGTTTGTCGGACCTGCGGGACACGCTCATCCTGCCCTGCAGACATCTGTGCCTCTGCAACTCGTGCGCCGACACCTTGCGCTACCAAGCCAACAACTGTCCCATCTGCAGACTGC CCTTCAGAGCCTTGTTGCAGATCCGAGCTGTGCGGAAAAAGCCCGGAGCGCTCTCCCCCGTCTCCTTCAGTCCTGTTCTGGCGCAGACGATGGACCACGACGAGCACTCT GGCACTGACTCAGTGCCGCCTGGCTTTGAGCCCGTCTCTCTGTTGGAGGCCCTGAACGGGTTGCGGTCCGTGTCGCCCGCCGTCCCCTCGGCGCCCCTCTACGAGGACGTCAACTCTTCGAGCGGCGACGGCGGTCGGCAGCTGAGCTCCCCCGAGCATCTGAGCGACGGCGGTCTGCAGAAAGGCAAAGTCAGCAAATCACCTgatag CACGCTGAGGTCGCCATCTTCTCCCAtccaggaggaggatgaggagaagCTGTCGGAGATGTCGGACGCTCAGCCGCACACGCTCCTGTCCAGCAGTCCCGCTCCCACAGAC GCCACAGCAACCGAGGACGTAGCAGACTCGCTGTCCCCGGATGAGG AGGACAGGATGCACGCCGGCGACATCCTCCAGGACTGCGGCAGCGAACGCAGCAGCTTGACCAAAACAGAGAGCGACCCTCCGGGCGAACTGTCGTTGCCAG